A single window of Nicotiana sylvestris chromosome 3, ASM39365v2, whole genome shotgun sequence DNA harbors:
- the LOC138887197 gene encoding uncharacterized protein — translation MASERDTLREELASTQSLLQGAKEEACKFKALHAESAAALSSTKFDADVLIFSYREDAAAANTRAIKISEEAELKLARALAHARLEARRQAFEEVHAKGFDLSTEIKEAKALEEESAASNTSDEGYASISEFFEVRPSPFKEEEGPSVSEIEKDNKRKTCSMVINAPGEDDSTLMAQTRRPPETVESASNKLKSELLHREVKLRKALNGEISLRLLLSQLHRKTETLEHLRGKANQVNSECNDLKAQIDAHVAAKRNALSKAFSIEIQLRNARESNFVQASKVAKLETDLSKMKAEVVDAGAEAEEVRAKANKKVTIYLKDAAEAHTKLRGASDRERRSNEYAQCRSWRETLKEIHGKGIDLSEEIEQGKVDEFDAKFLDSNAEDNEKEAGEGVGPEGTDGDIVPKGGRLSSRG, via the exons ATGGCCTCGGAAAGGGATACTCTTCGAGAGGAGCTGGCCTCAACTCAAAGTCTTCTTCAAGGTGCTAAAGAGGAAGCTTGCAAATTCAAGGCACTTCATGCTGAGTCGGCTGCCGCATTATCCTCGACCAAGTTTGATGCTGATGTACTTATATTCTCATATCGGGAAGATGCCGCTGCAGCGAATACTCGAGCCATAAAGATATCTGAAGAGGCCGAGCTCAAACTGGCTCGCGCCCTTGCACATGCTCGATTAGAAGCTCGGAGGCAGGCCTTTGAGGAAGTGCATGCCAAGGGTTTCGATCTCTCTACCGAGATCAAAGAAGCGAAGGCCTTGGAAGAGGAGTCAGCAGCTTCGAATACTTCGGACGAGGGCTATGCAA GCATCAGTGAGTTTTTTGAGGTGAGACCGTCCCCTTTTAAGGAGGAGGAAGGACCTTCAGTTTCTGAGATAGAGAAGGATAATAAAAGGAAAAC TTGTTCTATGGTCATCAATGCACCCGGAGAGGATGACTCTACATTGATGGCTCAAACCAGGAGGCCTCCCGAGACTGTTGAGTCT GCCTCCAATAAGCTTAAGTCTGAGCTGCTTCACCGTGAGGTTAAGTTGCGTAAAGCCTTGAATGGGGAGATATctctcaggcttcttt TATCTCAGTTGCATAGAAAGACAGAGACATTGGAGCACCTTCGGGGCAAAGCCAACCAGGTTAATTCTGAATGCAATGACTTGAAGGCACAAATAGATGCTCATGTTGCAGCCAAAAGGAATGCTTTGTCTAAGGCCTTCTCCATCGAGATACAACTTCGTAATGCTCGAGAAAGCAACTTTGTCCAGGCGAGCAAGGTTGCTAAGCTTGAAACAGATCTTTCGAAGATGAAGGCCGAAGTTGTGGATGCTGGAGCCGAAGCTGAAGAGGTCCGAGCAAAGGCCAATAAGAAGGTGACCATCTATCTGAAAGATGCCGCTGAAGCTCATACGAAGTTGAGGGGGGCTTCTGATCGAGAGAGGAGAAGCAATGAATATGCACAATGCAGATCCTGGAGGGAAACTCTCAAGGAGATTCATGGTAAGGGTATCGATCTCTCGGAGGAGATAGAGCAGGGCAAGGTGGATGAGTTTGATGCCAAATTCCTCGATTCTAATGCTGAAGACAACGAGAAGGAGGCCGGTGAGGGAGTTGGTCCCGAGGGAACCGATGGAGACATAGTCCCTAAGGGGGGAAGGCTAAGTTCCCGAGGGTAG